Proteins encoded within one genomic window of Fibrobacter sp. UWB16:
- a CDS encoding zinc-dependent metalloprotease family protein gives MAKNDSAAAHLARGVMLMVHPEAAYTLSFDIDPTQPTPELQLFRTYEVNGREGYVNFTKVRTLMPTVVGNRYVYSFTCHENKMSIWATTLGVDGKYYEGKVENVRLNGVGTNSTHFSINLIVVGAMEKTKDGLSIEEFSSYLLSAFREKYYGVTIDTLYVRYANTHPTLGYKYPAEIPWVAGESSEDMFVSELAGWPEDNLRNALNIIMVHSISKNEIMGFAHLFSGVLGSGDESSVVIGEHVRKTGGGLELLSAYTIAMTAIHESGHFFGLRHTSTTRRDLSHETESGLMVLSGDLSNMEDGLTDTPFCIDVFRSTLYKTAGVGDAVYRNSIGCLAKSGIETCPDVNNIMFPITVSDTIDVIFTEQQMEIIRSSLMIFPH, from the coding sequence ATGGCCAAAAATGATTCTGCCGCGGCGCATCTTGCCCGTGGTGTCATGTTGATGGTTCACCCTGAAGCCGCTTATACGCTATCTTTTGATATCGATCCGACCCAACCGACGCCAGAATTGCAATTGTTCCGTACATACGAAGTGAATGGTCGCGAAGGTTACGTGAATTTCACAAAAGTCCGTACTTTGATGCCTACAGTTGTCGGAAACCGCTATGTCTATTCGTTTACTTGTCATGAAAACAAGATGTCGATATGGGCTACGACGCTTGGTGTCGATGGAAAGTATTACGAAGGAAAAGTGGAAAATGTCCGTTTAAATGGTGTCGGCACGAATAGCACTCATTTTTCGATCAACTTAATTGTCGTGGGAGCCATGGAAAAGACCAAGGACGGGTTGAGCATAGAAGAATTTTCGAGCTATTTGTTAAGCGCTTTCCGTGAGAAGTATTATGGTGTAACGATTGATACGCTCTATGTCCGCTATGCCAATACTCATCCGACTTTAGGGTATAAGTACCCGGCTGAGATTCCGTGGGTTGCTGGAGAAAGTTCGGAGGATATGTTTGTCAGCGAACTTGCTGGATGGCCTGAGGATAACCTCCGCAATGCGTTGAATATCATCATGGTGCATAGCATTAGCAAAAATGAAATTATGGGTTTTGCGCACCTGTTTTCGGGAGTGCTTGGCTCGGGCGATGAAAGTTCTGTTGTAATTGGCGAGCATGTTCGAAAGACGGGTGGCGGCCTTGAGTTGCTTTCTGCCTATACTATTGCAATGACGGCGATCCATGAATCGGGGCATTTCTTTGGGCTCAGACACACTTCTACGACAAGAAGGGATTTGAGCCATGAGACGGAAAGCGGTTTAATGGTGTTGTCTGGAGACTTGTCGAATATGGAAGATGGTCTGACGGATACGCCGTTTTGCATAGATGTCTTCCGTAGCACCCTTTATAAGACTGCGGGTGTTGGCGATGCCGTTTACAGGAACAGTATTGGGTGCTTGGCGAAATCCGGCATTGAAACTTGCCCTGATGTGAATAATATTATGTTCCCGATAACGGTTAGCGACACGATAGATGTTATATTTACGGAACAGCAAATGGAAATAATTCGCTCTTCTTTGATGATTTTCCCGCACTAA
- a CDS encoding STAS domain-containing protein: MMTESKNVGLFLLLPAPLNPIGAFDAESFKAIFRTAMAENDEVKFIGVDLSGIDFVYSDAYNAFMQFHQELSKRNGTFAVLADKESLAKSLRKVGLERFIRIFMSADEMAAYAPVSETPVAPAAVEAPVASQPAPAPVPEAPVVPQPQPPEPKILDSNPLVDEAPSSKGTLIAVVVLLLIAAAVVSYLVL, from the coding sequence ATGATGACTGAATCAAAAAATGTGGGTTTATTCCTTTTGCTTCCGGCTCCGCTCAATCCGATTGGAGCTTTTGATGCAGAATCTTTCAAGGCAATTTTCCGTACGGCAATGGCGGAAAATGATGAAGTCAAGTTTATTGGCGTAGACCTGTCTGGCATTGATTTTGTTTATAGCGATGCGTACAATGCCTTTATGCAGTTCCATCAGGAACTTTCCAAACGGAACGGGACGTTTGCCGTGCTCGCAGACAAGGAATCGCTTGCAAAAAGTCTCAGGAAGGTTGGGCTCGAACGCTTTATCCGCATTTTCATGAGTGCAGATGAAATGGCTGCGTATGCACCTGTTTCTGAAACTCCTGTCGCACCGGCTGCTGTCGAGGCACCTGTGGCATCGCAGCCTGCTCCGGCACCTGTTCCCGAAGCTCCGGTTGTTCCGCAACCGCAGCCGCCTGAACCGAAAATTCTGGATTCCAATCCGCTTGTGGATGAGGCTCCGTCTTCGAAGGGAACTCTCATTGCCGTAGTCGTCTTGTTGCTGATTGCTGCTGCAGTTGTTTCTTATCTGGTCTTGTAA
- the hisC gene encoding histidinol-phosphate transaminase, whose translation MVEPRPELSKLSDYVPGKSIDEIRERYGLKNVVKLASNENPLGASPKAVEAFHEIANSLHLYPRGDAPKLIDAIAKMYGVSTNQIVIGNGSDEIIDMVGKAFIRQGDNCVGITPTFSVYKFTTLSNGADFIGVGEGDEKASLDKLAAAVNDKTRVAFICNPNNPTGHYYTEAEIRSFLDKVPSSVLVFLDEAYAEFATAADYPKMAPLLSEYPNLFLNRTFSKIYGLAGLRVGYAMASVEVVRAMWKIKPPFDVNQAAQVAAVAALSDTAHVETTRKNNAIGFEYLNRELSALGFKVLPTQANFICVHIGERAKELVSFLEQNGMIVRGLTSFGMPEHIRITVGKPEENELLVSLVKKWVG comes from the coding sequence GTGGTCGAACCGCGTCCAGAACTTTCAAAACTTTCCGATTACGTCCCGGGCAAGTCCATCGACGAAATTCGTGAACGTTATGGTCTTAAGAATGTTGTAAAGCTTGCGTCTAACGAAAACCCGTTAGGTGCTTCCCCGAAGGCGGTGGAAGCGTTCCACGAAATTGCAAATTCGTTGCACTTGTACCCGCGCGGCGATGCTCCGAAGCTCATTGATGCCATTGCAAAGATGTATGGCGTTTCTACCAACCAGATTGTGATTGGTAACGGTTCCGATGAAATCATCGATATGGTGGGCAAGGCTTTTATCCGCCAGGGTGACAATTGCGTGGGCATCACGCCGACGTTCTCCGTGTACAAGTTTACGACGCTTTCGAACGGTGCTGATTTTATTGGTGTTGGCGAAGGTGACGAAAAGGCTTCGCTGGATAAGCTCGCTGCTGCAGTCAATGATAAGACTCGCGTGGCTTTCATTTGCAACCCGAACAACCCGACCGGTCACTATTACACCGAAGCAGAAATTCGCAGCTTCCTTGATAAAGTGCCGTCGAGCGTTCTCGTGTTCTTGGATGAAGCTTACGCTGAATTTGCTACGGCTGCAGATTATCCGAAGATGGCTCCGCTGCTTTCGGAATACCCGAACTTGTTCCTCAACCGCACTTTCAGCAAAATTTACGGTTTGGCTGGGCTCCGCGTGGGTTATGCGATGGCAAGTGTTGAAGTTGTCCGCGCCATGTGGAAAATTAAGCCGCCGTTTGACGTGAACCAGGCTGCTCAGGTGGCTGCTGTGGCTGCTCTTTCTGATACGGCTCACGTTGAAACGACTCGCAAGAACAACGCTATTGGCTTTGAATACTTGAATCGCGAACTTAGTGCGCTTGGCTTCAAGGTTCTCCCGACGCAGGCAAACTTTATTTGCGTGCACATCGGTGAACGTGCTAAGGAACTCGTTTCGTTCTTGGAACAGAACGGTATGATCGTTCGTGGCCTTACGAGCTTTGGCATGCCGGAACACATCCGCATCACGGTCGGCAAGCCCGAAGAAAACGAACTCCTCGTTTCGCTTGTCAAGAAGTGGGTCGGCTAG
- a CDS encoding DUF4416 family protein, which yields MKASQFSENAQLIAFVLQKGSEWNPDVIELLEKTWGPIRHKGRLFAFDKTDYYKPEMGDDLYRGVVSFEKEIPPETIAEEKERSNALELTTASAEAPELRHVNIDIGYMDMDKVVLPSYKRGPFKLYAGKGVWLDMLLTYAKGVFHSTAWAFDDFVRNPYQHDLQLIREKFKKARKSA from the coding sequence ATGAAAGCTTCTCAATTTTCTGAAAATGCGCAACTGATTGCGTTTGTGTTGCAGAAAGGGTCTGAATGGAACCCGGACGTTATTGAACTTCTTGAAAAGACTTGGGGACCGATCCGCCATAAGGGTCGCCTTTTTGCTTTTGACAAGACGGATTACTACAAGCCTGAAATGGGCGATGACTTGTATCGCGGGGTTGTTTCTTTTGAAAAGGAAATCCCGCCGGAGACGATTGCCGAAGAGAAAGAACGCAGCAATGCGCTTGAACTTACGACCGCTTCGGCCGAAGCTCCTGAACTTCGCCATGTAAACATTGATATCGGCTACATGGATATGGATAAAGTCGTGCTGCCGAGCTACAAGCGTGGCCCTTTCAAGCTTTATGCGGGCAAGGGCGTGTGGCTTGATATGCTTTTGACGTATGCCAAGGGCGTTTTCCACTCGACTGCTTGGGCGTTTGATGATTTTGTACGAAATCCCTATCAGCACGATTTGCAACTTATCCGCGAAAAGTTCAAGAAAGCGCGTAAGAGCGCGTAG
- a CDS encoding DNA internalization-related competence protein ComEC/Rec2: MRLTEKRNLPDLPLPGDSICFEASWYPVTPPSVPGAFDTQNWLKSQNLAAYGKFKHWKAYPGNWTFERSFFKFRQFMQARFAKFLDPAETGLLMGLLAGDRSGIPEVLRSDFQRSGLVHVLAISGFHVVLLAGMLMIFLKATGLPHKIVIIIAVTLLAIYVPVTGGSPAVRRAVMMFAIPQIGTLFGKPANTLNSLGVALLLIILPEPSVIWNPGFQLSFAATAGIIIGTPHNPTKLLHDSFKQNKLWQKVQAFAIDPTYVTLCATLATAPFLIHHFKTLSPFAWFGNIIVVPAISLGMQAGLFAQLSPIDFICGTFCAAARFFLRLASLLTRILSDSAAASMTVGPFSPAVLLALGFLILLLPVCNKNYIARKYAFLCVLVAATLFAFESYCEVLHPSWTLTTIDVGQGDSHLVKTPSGRHFLIDAGDNSRQDSGKDIIVPFLHHIGVSELDALIITHPDKDHFGGAKSILKMFPVKELWTSDCSMKESKPDWQQVLSEARKRNVPIRNIHRGILWKENYFEMRTLHPRNDICVEANEGSITLRLKGLGHSAVLTGDLTVKGEKEILKTDAYLKSDVLKLGHHGSKTSSSVPFVTAVSPTYAIIPSGRKNRFRHPHKQVTDRLDSLHIPYINTAKKGTITFTFVPDSVSYTTMW; the protein is encoded by the coding sequence GTGCGCCTGACCGAGAAGCGGAACTTGCCGGACCTCCCCTTGCCGGGGGATTCCATCTGTTTTGAGGCTTCATGGTACCCCGTGACGCCACCGAGCGTGCCCGGTGCTTTTGATACGCAAAACTGGCTAAAATCGCAAAATTTGGCCGCTTATGGCAAATTCAAGCATTGGAAAGCGTATCCCGGCAATTGGACGTTTGAACGGAGCTTTTTTAAGTTCCGGCAATTTATGCAGGCGAGATTTGCAAAGTTCCTCGACCCTGCCGAAACAGGACTCTTGATGGGGCTATTGGCGGGTGACCGCTCGGGCATTCCAGAAGTGCTGCGGAGTGATTTTCAGCGGTCAGGCCTTGTGCACGTGCTTGCGATTAGCGGCTTTCACGTCGTTTTGCTCGCAGGAATGCTCATGATTTTCTTGAAAGCGACAGGACTTCCGCATAAAATCGTCATCATCATCGCCGTGACGCTTCTCGCGATTTACGTTCCCGTCACGGGAGGTTCGCCAGCTGTTCGCCGTGCGGTCATGATGTTCGCCATTCCGCAAATTGGCACTTTATTCGGGAAACCCGCGAATACACTTAACAGCTTGGGTGTCGCGTTGCTCCTCATCATCTTGCCAGAGCCAAGCGTCATCTGGAATCCGGGATTCCAACTTTCTTTTGCCGCCACCGCAGGAATTATCATCGGCACACCGCACAACCCGACAAAGCTTTTGCACGACAGTTTCAAGCAAAACAAGCTTTGGCAAAAGGTTCAAGCGTTCGCCATCGACCCCACGTATGTGACGCTTTGTGCAACGCTTGCCACAGCGCCATTCCTCATTCACCATTTCAAGACGCTTTCGCCATTCGCATGGTTCGGAAACATTATCGTTGTGCCTGCCATTTCGCTCGGCATGCAGGCGGGGCTTTTCGCACAGCTCTCGCCCATCGACTTTATTTGCGGAACATTCTGTGCAGCCGCGAGATTCTTTTTGCGATTGGCCTCGCTATTGACGCGAATACTCTCGGATTCTGCAGCCGCATCGATGACCGTCGGGCCATTCTCGCCTGCGGTACTGCTCGCGCTCGGATTCTTAATTCTGCTTTTGCCGGTTTGCAACAAGAATTACATCGCCCGCAAGTATGCATTTTTATGCGTTTTAGTCGCCGCCACATTATTTGCATTTGAAAGCTACTGCGAAGTTCTGCACCCGTCGTGGACGCTCACGACCATTGATGTCGGGCAAGGCGATAGCCACCTCGTCAAAACGCCATCTGGCAGACATTTTCTCATCGATGCAGGCGACAACAGCCGCCAAGATTCCGGCAAAGACATTATCGTTCCGTTTTTGCACCACATCGGCGTAAGCGAACTTGACGCACTCATCATCACGCACCCCGACAAGGATCATTTCGGCGGTGCCAAATCTATTTTGAAAATGTTCCCCGTCAAGGAACTCTGGACAAGCGATTGTTCTATGAAAGAAAGCAAACCCGACTGGCAACAAGTCCTCAGCGAAGCCCGCAAAAGGAACGTCCCCATCCGCAACATCCATCGCGGCATTCTGTGGAAAGAAAACTACTTTGAAATGCGAACGCTCCACCCGCGAAACGACATCTGCGTCGAAGCCAACGAAGGGAGCATCACGCTTCGGCTCAAGGGGCTTGGGCATTCCGCCGTCCTCACCGGTGACCTCACCGTCAAAGGCGAAAAAGAAATTCTGAAAACAGACGCTTATCTGAAAAGCGACGTGCTAAAGCTTGGGCATCACGGCTCCAAAACATCCAGCAGCGTGCCGTTCGTGACAGCAGTTTCCCCCACGTACGCCATCATCCCGAGTGGCCGCAAGAACAGGTTCCGACACCCGCACAAGCAAGTGACCGACCGCCTCGATTCGCTCCACATTCCCTACATCAACACCGCCAAAAAAGGGACGATAACATTCACGTTCGTCCCTGATTCAGTAAGCTATACAACGATGTGGTAA
- a CDS encoding fibro-slime domain-containing protein, with translation MKRLLLILPILLFFYSCADNGAQAEDKSDKKSRFQKYTDCVPRSLKKSSALAKEGGYTGALTLDVVIRDFQSNHPDFENFSEVAAEHLDDVYNYKTSTGTAMNLNGYDVTWYSNAPYHYTCGNALLGSGVQIGADGLPMMVNPALPAYLQTVSSEKALEYGDCTRHNLGSFQQGYKNATDDVSGYKCVAGDMTWSNPVIYTPGMVSPHLAFAPGASSEIDMLNDVKILKATEACDNQYFEQWYADVPGVNKRINTTMDIPKDPNGTKYFIFEQNYNNGGFFPLDSIDPVTRSWISAKYPDQFDPQSLSIYCPPFDYQYAHTQQDAWGQNTYKLCQSWLNYGGPRAVNSAGSGLSAAALAAAENGKLGLQHLRNYGFTMMGYAKFKYKLSNQVPLPETFEFVGDDDMWIFVDGVLVVDLGGTHAPAPGKVDIKVLAYNNHGCHAGEPLAAYSNCAGASDVTGWADDTWHHLHIFYANRQSDGSNVYIRSSLAEVAPTRFGYPTINNVVTKVDKNGSAVNSMYLNTPLSDASVANIMSLGSPSLLVMRETNVNGKMQTVVNGFYITSIKDPIDKGADGFMYQFTGVLKDAAGNVVDGGLLADDRIAFNVPYSKGLDDDGNGGNFSNDVWNQIMSWSKLMTFVVTSSSGQQVERFEEMEWWAENLYSSERVDNPKKPEENPEIEYCED, from the coding sequence ATGAAACGATTACTTTTGATTTTGCCTATTTTATTGTTCTTCTATTCATGCGCTGATAACGGTGCACAAGCGGAGGATAAATCCGATAAAAAATCCCGCTTTCAGAAATATACTGACTGTGTGCCTCGTTCCCTTAAAAAGAGTTCTGCGCTTGCTAAGGAGGGCGGGTATACTGGCGCCTTGACATTGGATGTCGTTATTCGTGATTTTCAATCGAATCATCCGGACTTTGAAAACTTTTCAGAAGTGGCTGCTGAACATTTGGATGATGTTTATAATTACAAGACTTCAACTGGTACGGCGATGAACCTTAATGGTTATGATGTTACGTGGTACAGTAATGCCCCGTATCATTATACCTGTGGTAATGCTTTGCTTGGTAGTGGGGTGCAGATTGGTGCTGATGGTCTTCCGATGATGGTAAATCCTGCGTTGCCTGCGTACTTGCAGACGGTTTCTTCGGAAAAGGCCTTGGAGTATGGTGATTGTACACGACATAATCTGGGATCTTTTCAGCAAGGTTACAAGAATGCAACGGATGATGTAAGTGGTTATAAGTGTGTCGCAGGGGATATGACTTGGTCAAATCCGGTTATTTATACGCCGGGAATGGTCTCTCCGCATTTGGCTTTTGCTCCAGGTGCTAGTAGCGAAATTGATATGCTGAATGACGTGAAAATTTTAAAAGCGACGGAGGCATGTGATAACCAGTACTTTGAACAGTGGTATGCTGATGTTCCTGGTGTAAACAAGCGTATCAACACGACAATGGATATACCGAAAGATCCAAATGGCACCAAATACTTTATTTTTGAACAAAATTACAACAATGGTGGTTTCTTTCCGCTGGATAGCATTGATCCTGTGACAAGGTCATGGATTAGTGCCAAATATCCGGATCAGTTTGACCCTCAGTCGCTTTCTATTTATTGCCCGCCTTTTGACTATCAGTATGCGCATACTCAGCAGGATGCGTGGGGACAAAATACGTATAAGCTTTGCCAGTCTTGGCTGAATTATGGTGGACCGCGTGCTGTAAATTCAGCGGGATCGGGCCTAAGTGCTGCTGCTCTGGCAGCTGCGGAAAATGGTAAGCTTGGCTTACAGCACTTGCGTAATTATGGATTTACCATGATGGGGTATGCTAAATTTAAGTACAAATTATCGAATCAGGTTCCGTTGCCAGAAACATTTGAATTTGTCGGTGATGATGATATGTGGATTTTTGTGGATGGCGTGCTCGTTGTGGACTTGGGCGGAACGCATGCGCCTGCCCCAGGTAAGGTTGATATTAAAGTCCTTGCCTATAATAACCACGGTTGCCATGCGGGTGAGCCTTTAGCCGCTTACTCCAATTGCGCTGGTGCCTCTGATGTTACTGGCTGGGCCGATGATACTTGGCATCACTTGCATATTTTCTATGCAAATCGTCAGTCCGATGGTTCTAATGTTTATATCCGTTCTTCTTTGGCCGAAGTCGCTCCGACTCGTTTTGGCTATCCCACGATAAATAATGTTGTTACGAAAGTTGATAAGAATGGTAGTGCCGTAAATTCGATGTACCTGAATACGCCATTGAGTGACGCTAGTGTAGCAAATATTATGAGTTTGGGGTCGCCGTCGTTGCTGGTGATGCGCGAGACCAATGTGAATGGCAAAATGCAGACTGTTGTGAATGGTTTTTATATCACTTCCATAAAGGATCCGATTGATAAGGGAGCCGATGGTTTTATGTATCAGTTTACGGGAGTCTTGAAGGATGCTGCAGGTAACGTCGTTGATGGTGGACTCTTGGCAGATGACCGCATCGCTTTTAATGTGCCGTATAGCAAGGGCCTTGATGATGATGGCAATGGCGGAAACTTCTCTAATGATGTCTGGAACCAGATTATGTCCTGGAGCAAGCTCATGACTTTCGTTGTAACATCGTCGTCTGGGCAGCAAGTGGAACGTTTTGAAGAAATGGAATGGTGGGCCGAAAATCTCTATTCCTCAGAACGTGTGGATAATCCAAAGAAACCTGAAGAAAATCCAGAAATTGAATACTGTGAAGATTGA
- the hisN gene encoding histidinol-phosphatase — MENREIAKAGVSPENLELLKIALKTAELAEENILKFYQNDVGVEWKADKTPVTIADKGTEELARKFWAKETPGFGVIGEEFGIESPDAEYQWVIDPIDGTKSFIHGVPLFGTLIGLYHKNVPIASVIRLPAMKSAVWAVNGGGAFLDGREVHASKVSQLSDALVLSGTVNTMEDKGFGEGFTKLRRSARLHRGWGDCYGYYLVAAGRAEIMVDPVVSLWDIAPFPLLMKEAGGKFSTIDGKTELFDANGKPTAPIYEGFTSIATNGLLHDVALDCLTRH, encoded by the coding sequence ATGGAAAATCGCGAAATTGCAAAGGCCGGTGTCTCTCCCGAGAATCTGGAACTCTTGAAGATTGCGCTCAAGACGGCGGAACTTGCCGAAGAGAATATCCTCAAGTTTTACCAGAACGATGTTGGTGTCGAATGGAAGGCGGATAAGACTCCCGTGACGATTGCGGACAAGGGAACGGAAGAACTCGCCCGCAAATTCTGGGCGAAGGAAACTCCCGGCTTTGGCGTCATTGGCGAAGAATTCGGTATTGAAAGCCCAGATGCGGAATACCAGTGGGTGATTGACCCGATTGACGGCACCAAGTCGTTTATCCATGGTGTGCCTTTGTTCGGAACGCTGATTGGCCTTTATCACAAGAATGTCCCCATTGCGAGCGTGATTCGTTTACCGGCAATGAAGAGCGCTGTGTGGGCGGTGAATGGCGGCGGTGCATTCTTGGACGGTCGCGAAGTTCATGCTTCGAAAGTTTCGCAGTTGAGTGATGCGCTAGTGCTTTCGGGAACGGTAAACACGATGGAAGATAAGGGCTTTGGCGAAGGCTTTACGAAACTCCGCCGCAGTGCCCGCTTGCATCGCGGTTGGGGTGATTGTTACGGCTATTACCTTGTGGCTGCTGGCCGTGCCGAAATCATGGTGGATCCGGTTGTTTCGCTGTGGGACATTGCTCCGTTCCCGCTCTTGATGAAGGAAGCGGGCGGTAAGTTCAGTACCATTGACGGTAAGACCGAGCTCTTTGATGCCAACGGCAAGCCGACGGCTCCGATTTACGAGGGTTTCACGAGCATCGCGACGAACGGGCTGTTGCACGACGTTGCACTGGATTGCCTTACACGTCATTGA
- a CDS encoding NUDIX domain-containing protein: MIEYTFVAEIPEEDKPIILGSKIYKQWLEASEKKFKITKVHFASVDYFSKRHEPLFIKLNATAFLPDGKPVHGIVLVRGHAVGVLVVLHCEGKRYLLLVRQPRFAISETDSLEIPAGILDWSGDFRKVALSELEEEAQIKAKDSELIDLMDFWYKGKSEGFAGSCGLLDERIRLYAIERSVTREELNAMDGRNQTYTDENEWIRTEVLPYEEAAHQFIDGKNFIALFLYERWLEAQKVYY; encoded by the coding sequence ATGATTGAATATACCTTTGTTGCTGAAATCCCTGAAGAAGATAAGCCGATAATTCTCGGAAGTAAGATTTATAAGCAGTGGCTTGAAGCTTCAGAGAAAAAGTTCAAGATTACAAAGGTGCATTTTGCTTCGGTCGATTACTTTAGCAAGCGCCATGAACCGCTGTTTATCAAGCTGAATGCGACGGCCTTTTTGCCGGATGGAAAGCCGGTTCACGGAATTGTGCTTGTGCGCGGCCATGCTGTGGGCGTGCTTGTTGTGCTCCATTGCGAAGGCAAGCGTTATTTGCTCTTGGTGCGTCAGCCGCGATTTGCAATCTCGGAAACGGATTCACTTGAAATCCCGGCGGGGATTCTCGACTGGTCGGGCGATTTCCGCAAGGTGGCTCTCTCGGAACTCGAAGAAGAAGCGCAAATCAAGGCGAAGGACTCCGAACTGATTGACTTGATGGACTTCTGGTATAAGGGCAAGAGCGAAGGCTTTGCCGGAAGCTGCGGCCTGTTGGATGAACGCATTCGCCTTTATGCGATTGAACGTAGCGTGACGCGCGAAGAGCTTAATGCGATGGATGGCAGGAACCAGACCTACACGGATGAAAACGAATGGATCCGTACGGAAGTTTTGCCTTACGAAGAAGCCGCTCACCAGTTTATCGACGGAAAGAACTTTATTGCTCTGTTCCTCTACGAACGCTGGCTTGAAGCGCAGAAAGTGTACTACTAA
- a CDS encoding peptidase M23, with amino-acid sequence MAVEFSEYQGKRKRKREHRRFPLIRIIIVFALIIAAYTNGWFRMLVDKLPLPGNEEPVAPVVEDWIAGCTAYDGTPFELKDGFAQCSWIVTDSLALPNTFLRYVKNLSGDGAKIHWVASKKDFGDALLVVLEDSTRNVFLHMTREDSSKVWISSKTGCLFPGPCPDVPLGWSALSIVDNFDFEGQEALISADVFSGLGEAPVYPVLPGIVLEAGRDSLGMFVELNHGNGITSRMFGIGSWKMAPVVGKTLGVKDAVGRLSPQDSSSFFLTIRQNGLFVRWRDFYKSTHPVDSAQIANFKKNLPF; translated from the coding sequence ATGGCTGTAGAATTTTCAGAATATCAGGGCAAGCGAAAGAGAAAGCGTGAACACCGTAGATTCCCGCTAATCCGAATTATCATTGTCTTTGCCTTGATCATTGCCGCCTATACGAATGGCTGGTTCCGTATGCTGGTGGATAAACTTCCACTGCCCGGAAACGAAGAACCTGTTGCTCCGGTTGTCGAAGACTGGATTGCAGGCTGTACAGCGTATGACGGAACGCCTTTTGAACTCAAGGATGGCTTTGCACAGTGTTCGTGGATTGTAACGGATTCTCTTGCGCTCCCGAATACGTTCTTGCGCTACGTGAAGAATTTGTCGGGTGATGGCGCCAAGATTCATTGGGTTGCCTCCAAGAAGGACTTTGGCGATGCGCTCCTTGTCGTTCTTGAAGATTCGACGCGCAATGTGTTCTTGCATATGACTCGGGAAGATTCCTCGAAGGTCTGGATTTCGAGTAAGACCGGTTGCCTTTTCCCTGGGCCGTGTCCCGATGTCCCGCTTGGATGGTCGGCTCTTTCGATTGTAGACAACTTTGACTTTGAAGGCCAGGAAGCGTTAATTTCTGCTGATGTATTCAGTGGCCTTGGCGAAGCTCCTGTTTATCCTGTGCTTCCGGGGATTGTTCTTGAGGCTGGGCGCGATTCGCTTGGCATGTTCGTGGAACTGAATCACGGGAACGGAATTACGTCTCGTATGTTTGGCATTGGTTCATGGAAAATGGCGCCTGTTGTCGGCAAGACTCTTGGAGTCAAGGATGCGGTTGGTCGCCTTTCTCCGCAGGATAGTTCTTCGTTCTTCTTGACCATTCGGCAGAATGGATTGTTTGTTCGCTGGAGAGATTTCTATAAATCGACTCATCCGGTGGACTCCGCCCAAATTGCCAACTTCAAAAAGAATTTGCCGTTTTGA
- a CDS encoding tyrosine-type recombinase/integrase: MLLDEYIQNFLIYLQTQRRYSERTVDTYRKSLEKYLATLADNTPLEAFTEMSVKNFVWELKIKQKLAPTSICEHLAALKSFGKYLVRSKILQKNPAEAVPMPKRPKRLVQFLGQKDLAEEKFPELPEKPTLKQVRARLLLELIYGSGLRISECQSLCWNQLQIKEKLVRVIGKGNKERIVPITDALTLWLEKFKAAEIEAGHAPSATSFVFLSEGGKPYDIRTLRNDIHDLLREIGWEGKASPHVLRHSFATHLLENGAEIMSVKEMLGHSNISTTQIYTHVNAERLKQAFKKTHPRA, translated from the coding sequence ATGCTTTTAGACGAATACATCCAAAATTTTTTGATATACCTGCAAACACAGCGCAGGTATTCCGAAAGGACTGTCGATACATACCGAAAATCGCTTGAAAAATACCTTGCAACACTTGCCGACAACACTCCACTCGAAGCATTCACCGAAATGAGCGTCAAGAATTTTGTTTGGGAACTTAAGATCAAGCAGAAACTCGCGCCCACAAGCATCTGCGAGCACCTCGCCGCATTGAAAAGCTTTGGCAAGTACCTCGTGCGTTCCAAGATTTTGCAGAAAAATCCCGCCGAAGCAGTCCCCATGCCCAAGCGCCCCAAACGCCTTGTGCAGTTTCTCGGGCAAAAGGACCTCGCCGAAGAAAAATTCCCTGAATTGCCCGAAAAGCCGACACTGAAACAAGTCCGCGCAAGGCTCTTACTCGAGCTCATTTACGGCTCGGGGCTCCGCATTTCGGAATGCCAAAGCCTCTGCTGGAATCAATTACAGATAAAAGAAAAACTAGTCCGCGTCATCGGTAAAGGCAACAAGGAGCGAATCGTCCCCATTACAGATGCGCTCACCTTATGGCTTGAAAAATTCAAAGCAGCAGAAATCGAAGCCGGGCACGCCCCAAGCGCTACAAGCTTTGTATTCTTGAGCGAAGGCGGCAAGCCCTACGACATCCGCACTTTAAGAAACGATATCCACGACCTGCTCCGTGAAATCGGCTGGGAAGGCAAAGCAAGCCCGCACGTACTGCGCCACAGCTTTGCCACGCACTTGCTAGAGAACGGCGCCGAGATTATGAGCGTCAAGGAAATGCTCGGGCATTCGAACATTTCCACCACGCAAATCTACACGCACGTGAACGCCGAACGCCTCAAACAAGCCTTCAAGAAAACCCACCCAAGGGCGTAA